The following coding sequences are from one Halomonas sp. HAL1 window:
- the tenA gene encoding thiaminase II, whose protein sequence is MGYSFTDLTNACHDDWRAYIEHDFVRQLGNATLPEASFRHYLKQDYLFLIHFARAYALAAYKSPTLADLRQAHEGLKAIVDVELGLHVGFCQEWGISEQELAELPEARATLAYTRYVLDTGNRGDLLDLHVALAPCLVGYGEIANWLNAQPSTLRGVQNPFDAWIAMYEGDEFQAAMQAELEWLNARLADVTPARFAELSKIFRNATRLEIDFWQMGLELIDEDLTH, encoded by the coding sequence ATGGGCTACTCCTTTACCGATCTTACCAACGCTTGTCACGATGATTGGCGCGCCTATATCGAGCACGATTTCGTGCGTCAGTTGGGCAACGCCACGCTACCTGAAGCGTCGTTTCGCCACTACTTAAAGCAGGATTACCTGTTTTTGATTCACTTCGCCCGCGCCTATGCGCTGGCTGCCTATAAAAGCCCCACCCTGGCGGATTTGCGCCAAGCCCATGAAGGCTTGAAAGCTATTGTGGATGTGGAGCTGGGCCTGCATGTGGGCTTTTGCCAGGAGTGGGGAATCAGTGAGCAAGAGCTTGCCGAACTCCCCGAAGCCCGCGCAACGCTGGCTTACACTCGCTATGTGTTAGATACCGGCAACCGCGGCGATTTGCTCGATTTGCACGTGGCGCTGGCCCCCTGCCTGGTGGGCTATGGCGAAATCGCCAACTGGCTGAACGCCCAACCTTCTACCCTGCGCGGTGTACAAAACCCCTTTGATGCCTGGATCGCCATGTACGAAGGCGACGAGTTTCAGGCCGCCATGCAGGCGGAGCTTGAATGGCTCAATGCTCGCCTTGCCGACGTTACTCCCGCCCGCTTTGCCGAACTGAGCAAAATCTTCCGCAATGCCACACGCCTGGAAATCGACTTCTGGCAGATGGGCCTAGAGCTGATAGACGAAGACCTCACACATTAA